The genomic interval TCGGGCAGACGTTCACGCACTGGTGGCAGTCGATGCAGTCGCCGGCGGTCTCGCCGTGGGCGCGCACCACTTCGGCCTTCTTCACCGACATCCGCGGTTCGCCGCGGTCGTATTTATAGGTGACGTTGAGCGCCCATTCGTCGGTCAGCGCCGCCTGGATGCGCGGCCAGGGGCACATATAGATGCACACCTGCTCGCGCATGAAGCCGGCGAGGGTATAGGTGGTGAAGGTGAGGATGCCGATCCAGACATAGGCGACCATCGGCGCCTGGAAGGTGACCAGCTCTTTCACCAGCGTCGGGGCATCGGCGAAGTACAGCACCCAGGCGCCGCCGGTCCACCACGCAATCATCAGCCAGATGAAGTGCTTGAGCGCGAGTTCGCCGACGCGGCGCACGGTCAGCCCGTGCTTGTCCTTGGTGATGCGATCGCGGCGGTCGCCCTCGATCAGCCGTTCGACCGCGTAGAACAGGTCGGTCCACACCGTCTGCGGGCACAGATAGCCGCACCACAGTCGGCCGGCGAGTGCGTTCATTAGGAACAGTGCCAGCGCGGCGATGATCAACAGGCCGGTGAAGTAATACACTTCCTGCGGCCACAGCTCGATGAAGAAGAAATAGAACCGCCGCGCCGGCAGATCGATCAGCACCGCCTGATCGGGCAGGCCGGGGCCGCGGTTCCAGCGCAAGAACGGCGTGAAGTAGTAGATCGACAGCGTGATCGCCAGCAGCGCCCATTTGATCCTGCGGAAGCGGCCGTGCACCGCCTGCGGATAGACTTTCTTGCGGGGCGCGTAGAGCGGCCCCTCGATATTGGTTTCTGTCATAGGGAGGGCTTTCGCTGGAGCTTCGCCCCGGAGAGGGGACGGCCGTCTCCGGGCGAAATCATGCGGGATCAATCACGCAGGATCGAGACGCTCGCGCGAGCGTCTCGAGGGGAGTCGTTTAGCGCATCGAGGGCCGCGCGATCTTGCGCGCGACCAGGAACGAGATCGGCATCGCGATCACGAAGCCGCAGCCGACCGCGATCGGAATCCAATGCATCGCCTGCTCGGACAGGCTCGGCACCGCCAGCACCGCGATAATCATCATGCCCGCCAGCGTCGCGCCGCCGATAATCCAAAGCAACATGGCAACCTTGATCATGATCTTCTCCTGTTGTTCTGCCGGGGCCGTCAGCCTCGCGCCCGAGCCGAGCGCAGGGTGCGCAATGGCGGGGTTCAAATGTCGGGGAAACATTTGAATATGTTCGGACGATATATTTTGGTCCCGTTCTAAGTTTGATCTGGATCAAACGATCTGTATCGGAAAACCACAGGCCGTGGAACGGGATAAGTAACAAGGCACCTTTCTGTCGCACCGGGCTGAAATGTCGCTGCGCTCTCAAAAGATATATCTTTACTTCCCGCGGAGGCGTCCCTAGGTAAGATATATCTTTCAGGAGGTCGTCATGGACGGCGTCGACAACAGCCCGCGACGATGCGGGTTTGGGATGCCCGGGTGCCGGTGGGGCCGCCGGGGCATGGGCGGCCGCGGAATGGGCGGCGGCGAGATGATGCGCGCCGGACGGATGCTGGCGCAGGGCGACCTCAAGCTGATCGCGCTGGCGCTGATCGCCGAACAGCCGCGCCACGGCTACGACATCATCAAGATGATCGAGGAGAAGACCGCCGGTTTCTACGCCCCGAGCCCGGGCGTGGTGTATCCGACGCTCACCTTCCTTGAAGAAACCGGCCACGTCATCGCCCAGCCGGAAGGCGCCAAGAAGCTGTATTTCGTCACCGACGAGGGCCGTGAGCACTTGGCCGCCAATCGCGCGTTGGCCGATGCGGTGTTCGACCGCCTCGCCGCGTTCGGCGAGATGATGCGGCAACAGAACGGCGACAGCGGCACCGAGGGCAACGAGCTGCCGCCGCTGCTGCGGGCGGCGCTCGACAACCTCCGGGAAGTCGCGATCCGCCAGATCGTCAAAGACCCGGACAACGAAGCAGAGCTTGTTGCGATCCTCGCCCGCGCCGCCGGCGAGCTTCGCAAAACGTAGGTGCGGCGCGATCCGCATCATTGGACGACGCATTCGACCGCGGGCCGGCACGGCAATCCGGCCAACGGATAACCTTCAGGAGACGAAGATGACCGCCATTACGTCTGAACAGCCGACCCGCCGCGACGTGTTGTATTTGGCGACCGGGGCCCTGGCCGCGGTCGGCGCTGCCGCCGTGGTGTGGCCGTTCGTGTCTCAGCTCAATCCCGATGCCGGCACGGTTGCGGCCGGCTTCCCGCTCGAAGTCGATCTGGCGCCGATTGCGGAAGGTCAGGTCGTCAAGGTGTTCTGGCGCGGCCAGCCGATCTTCATCAGCCACCGCACGCCGAAGGAAATCCAGTCGGCGCAGTCCGCCGATTGGCAGAGCTTCCGTGATCCTGAGCCCGACTCTGCTCGCGTCAAGCCCGGCAAGGAGCAGTGGTTGGTGGTGTCGGCGATCTGCACCCACCTCGGCTGCGTGCCGACCGAGCATCAGGGCAATTACGACGGCTGGTTCTGCCAGTGCCACGGCTCGCAATACGACTCTGCCGGCCGCATCCGGCTGGGGCCGGCGCCGCGTAACCTGCCGCTGGTGCCCTACAAGTTCGCCACCGACACGCAGATCATCATCGGCGAGACCTGAGCGCAGCTCAGCCACAATCGAATTGGTCATGCGCGGGCTCGGCCCGCGCATCCATCGCGCGCTTTAGCGCGACCCGAACGCTTGCGCGAAGACGATGGAGTGCGGGTCAAGCCCGGCAACCACGAGCCATTTTTCGTTCGCGCCTGCGCACACCTGCCGACGTTGCAGGAA from Rhodopseudomonas palustris carries:
- the ccoG gene encoding cytochrome c oxidase accessory protein CcoG codes for the protein MTETNIEGPLYAPRKKVYPQAVHGRFRRIKWALLAITLSIYYFTPFLRWNRGPGLPDQAVLIDLPARRFYFFFIELWPQEVYYFTGLLIIAALALFLMNALAGRLWCGYLCPQTVWTDLFYAVERLIEGDRRDRITKDKHGLTVRRVGELALKHFIWLMIAWWTGGAWVLYFADAPTLVKELVTFQAPMVAYVWIGILTFTTYTLAGFMREQVCIYMCPWPRIQAALTDEWALNVTYKYDRGEPRMSVKKAEVVRAHGETAGDCIDCHQCVNVCPTGVDIRQGLQLGCVQCGLCIDACNTVMKQVGRPPDLIAYDTDINIQRRLAGKPSVYRPIRARTLLYSGLIVLVAAVMVYALATRGSLDINVLHERNPLFVTLSNGGVRNDYTVRLLNKRPTARVMQVSVSGVPGARLQAVGVDPDAKDRLDVEVGQDQTRELRLSVMVPSEQVPSKSMNITFEIKDPQTGETATAVDHFVPPTSN
- a CDS encoding PadR family transcriptional regulator, translated to MDGVDNSPRRCGFGMPGCRWGRRGMGGRGMGGGEMMRAGRMLAQGDLKLIALALIAEQPRHGYDIIKMIEEKTAGFYAPSPGVVYPTLTFLEETGHVIAQPEGAKKLYFVTDEGREHLAANRALADAVFDRLAAFGEMMRQQNGDSGTEGNELPPLLRAALDNLREVAIRQIVKDPDNEAELVAILARAAGELRKT
- the petA gene encoding ubiquinol-cytochrome c reductase iron-sulfur subunit, coding for MTAITSEQPTRRDVLYLATGALAAVGAAAVVWPFVSQLNPDAGTVAAGFPLEVDLAPIAEGQVVKVFWRGQPIFISHRTPKEIQSAQSADWQSFRDPEPDSARVKPGKEQWLVVSAICTHLGCVPTEHQGNYDGWFCQCHGSQYDSAGRIRLGPAPRNLPLVPYKFATDTQIIIGET